Proteins co-encoded in one Carcharodon carcharias isolate sCarCar2 chromosome 7, sCarCar2.pri, whole genome shotgun sequence genomic window:
- the snx20 gene encoding sorting nexin-20 isoform X1, whose protein sequence is MEETKQQNSSVNNESSAAFCNKRPIKEQSVNSAGNTVLSAQGCSTMGGASPQDKEGEGAPYSTAVSEATLTTKQLLQHWNAVNKKVKPIRLLFEIPETRTVEDQGSKYVVYKVVVIKSGTYDGSQAYVERRYSDFEKLHKNILKNFKEEIEEIIFPKKIVARNFMQEKIIERKLAFMDYLRQLYAIKDIRESDEFIEFFFLPEVQEGYSCLRSGQYTSALNCLLNVLSLQEKLCMRYYDRLVLTLSAISVCCRDLGNIEGAYQFCEKSGIILHSYSRHKYLIPLLKFQLTLGNELGKNMRHLQQKVTELEELHGCQSNLPSLKELVVQEYIQ, encoded by the exons ATGGAAGAGaccaaacagcaaaattcatcaGTGAACAATGAATCTTCAGCAGCATTTTGcaataaaaggcctattaaggaacAAAGTGTTAATAGTGCTGGAAATACAGTTCTCAGTGCACAAGGATGCAGTACAATGGGTGGAGCTTCACCACAAGATAAAGAAGGTGAAGGAG CCCCTTACAGCACAGCAGTCTCAGAAGCTACACTAACCACAAAGCAACTGTTGCAGCACTGGAATGCTGTGAATAAGAAGGTGAAGCCAATCCGACTGCTGTTTGAAATTCCAGAAACTAGAACTGTCGAAGATCAGGGCTCCAAATATGTG GTGTATAAAGTGGTGGTGATAAAGTCTGGCACCTATGATGGCAGCCAAGCTTATGTTGAACGTCGATATTCAGACTTTGAAAAATTACATAAAAACATCTTGAAAAATTTTAAAGAAGAGATAGAAGAAATTATATTCCCAAAGAAAATCGTGGCCAGGAACTTCATGCAGGAGAAGATCATTGAACGCAAATTGGCATTCATGGACTACTTACGACAGTTGTACGCAATCAAAGACATCCGTGAATCAGATGAATTTATTGAGTTCTTCTTCCTACCAGAGGTGCAAGAAGGATACAGCTGCCTTAGAAGTGGGCAGTATACCAGTGCTTTGAATTGTCTTCTGAATGTACTTAGCTTGCAGGAAAAACTGTGTATGCGTTACTATGATCGGCTTGTTCTTACACTCAgcgctatcagtgtgtgctgcagAGATTTGGGTAATATAGAGGGTGCCTACCAATTCTGTGAGAAAAGTGGAATTATTTTGCACAGCTACAGTCGCCACAAGTACCTTATTCCTTTGTTGAAGTTTCAGCTAACTCTAGGTAATGAGCTGGGCAAGAACATGAGGCACCTTCAGCAAAAGGTGACTGAATTAGAGGAACTACATGGCTGCCAAAGCAACCTGCCTTCACTGAAAGAGCTAGTGGTTCAGGAATACATACAATAA
- the snx20 gene encoding sorting nexin-20 isoform X2, with amino-acid sequence MEETKQQNSSVNNESSAAFCNKRPIKEQSVNSAGNTVLSAQGCSTMGGASPQDKEAPYSTAVSEATLTTKQLLQHWNAVNKKVKPIRLLFEIPETRTVEDQGSKYVVYKVVVIKSGTYDGSQAYVERRYSDFEKLHKNILKNFKEEIEEIIFPKKIVARNFMQEKIIERKLAFMDYLRQLYAIKDIRESDEFIEFFFLPEVQEGYSCLRSGQYTSALNCLLNVLSLQEKLCMRYYDRLVLTLSAISVCCRDLGNIEGAYQFCEKSGIILHSYSRHKYLIPLLKFQLTLGNELGKNMRHLQQKVTELEELHGCQSNLPSLKELVVQEYIQ; translated from the exons ATGGAAGAGaccaaacagcaaaattcatcaGTGAACAATGAATCTTCAGCAGCATTTTGcaataaaaggcctattaaggaacAAAGTGTTAATAGTGCTGGAAATACAGTTCTCAGTGCACAAGGATGCAGTACAATGGGTGGAGCTTCACCACAAGATAAAGAAG CCCCTTACAGCACAGCAGTCTCAGAAGCTACACTAACCACAAAGCAACTGTTGCAGCACTGGAATGCTGTGAATAAGAAGGTGAAGCCAATCCGACTGCTGTTTGAAATTCCAGAAACTAGAACTGTCGAAGATCAGGGCTCCAAATATGTG GTGTATAAAGTGGTGGTGATAAAGTCTGGCACCTATGATGGCAGCCAAGCTTATGTTGAACGTCGATATTCAGACTTTGAAAAATTACATAAAAACATCTTGAAAAATTTTAAAGAAGAGATAGAAGAAATTATATTCCCAAAGAAAATCGTGGCCAGGAACTTCATGCAGGAGAAGATCATTGAACGCAAATTGGCATTCATGGACTACTTACGACAGTTGTACGCAATCAAAGACATCCGTGAATCAGATGAATTTATTGAGTTCTTCTTCCTACCAGAGGTGCAAGAAGGATACAGCTGCCTTAGAAGTGGGCAGTATACCAGTGCTTTGAATTGTCTTCTGAATGTACTTAGCTTGCAGGAAAAACTGTGTATGCGTTACTATGATCGGCTTGTTCTTACACTCAgcgctatcagtgtgtgctgcagAGATTTGGGTAATATAGAGGGTGCCTACCAATTCTGTGAGAAAAGTGGAATTATTTTGCACAGCTACAGTCGCCACAAGTACCTTATTCCTTTGTTGAAGTTTCAGCTAACTCTAGGTAATGAGCTGGGCAAGAACATGAGGCACCTTCAGCAAAAGGTGACTGAATTAGAGGAACTACATGGCTGCCAAAGCAACCTGCCTTCACTGAAAGAGCTAGTGGTTCAGGAATACATACAATAA